From the genome of Impatiens glandulifera chromosome 9, dImpGla2.1, whole genome shotgun sequence, one region includes:
- the LOC124914402 gene encoding pentatricopeptide repeat-containing protein At3g59040 isoform X1 — MSQTLLFLKPSAPSTANWRRPKICEGLVGINVSICRRRAEIVCLGMLTPRKFMQRRKKVENFKDADDEADQKNWRKLMTEIEETGSAVSVLRTQRIRNEPLPKNLVLGTLIRFKQLRKWNLVSEILEWLRQQHWWDFNEMDLLMLITAYGKLGDFNKAENVLSYMNKKGYKPSVISYTALMEAYGKSRKFNQAEAIFRRMQTSGPEPSAFTYQIILKTFVEADKFKEAEETFDTLLSMDTPLKPDQKMFHMIIYMHGKAGNFEKSRKVFSMMSERGVPKSTVTFNSLMSFETNYKEVARIYDEMQRAGFAPDVVSYSQLISAYGKARREDEALAVFEEMLDAGVRPTQKSYNILLDAFAISGMIEPARTVFKSMRRDRCTPDLCSYTTMLSAYVNASDMEGAEKFFIRIKVDGLEPNVVTYGVLIKGYAKINDVDKMMEKYEQMLAGGIKANETVLTTIMDAYGKNRDFDSAVIWFKEMKSCGILPDQKTKNVLLSLAKSVEEQMEANQLLGEYEHLAGEEKICGLSKLSNVNHANSDNEDSDEIDSEDSDDIDSEDSDDIDSEDIDSEDSDEEKEDEVVKSDGRIELDSFLQQTVSLVEL, encoded by the exons ATGTCTCAGACGTTGCTATTTCTTAAGCCTTCTGCTCCTTCCACTGCCAATTGGAG GAGACCAAAGATATGTGAAGGCTTAGTTGGCATCAATGTCTCTATCTGTAGAAGAAGAGCAGAGATTGTTTGTCTTGGGATGTTGACTCCAAGAAAGTTCATGCAGAGGAGGAAGAAAGTTGAAAACTTTAAAGATGCAGATGATGAAGCAGATCAAAAGAATTGGAGGAAATTGATGACGGAAATTGAAGAAACTGGGTCAGCTGTTTCAGTTCTCAGAACCCAGAGAATCAGGAACGAGCCTCTTCCTAAAAACCTTGTTTTGGGGACTTTGATTAGGTTTAAACAGCTAAGGAAATGGAACCTTGTCAGCGAG ATTCTTGAATGGCTTCGGCAACAGCATTGGTGGGATTTTAACGAGATGGATTTGCTCATGCTTATTACTGCATATGGAAAGCTGGGAGATTTTAACAAAGCCGAAAATGTATTAAGTTACATGAACAAAAAGGGATACAAACCAAGTGTGATATCCTACACTGCTCTTATGGAAGCGTATGGAAAATCACGCAAGTTCAATCAAGCAGAGGCCATCTTTAGAAGAATGCAAACTTCCGGCCCCGAACCTTCTGCATTTACATATCAAATCATTCTGAAAACATTTGTCGAG GCAGACAAATTTAAAGAAGCAGAAGAGACCTTTGATACCCTTTTGTCGATGGATACGCCTCTCAAGCCTGATCAGAAAATGTTCCACATGATTATTTACATGCACGGAAAAGCAGGGAACTTTGAGAAATCTCGGAAAGTCTTTTCAATGATGAGTGAACGAGGAGTGCCAAAATCTACAGTTACTTTCAATAGTTTGATGTCATTCGAGACAAACTACAAAGAGGTTGCAAGAATATATGATGAG ATGCAAAGAGCTGGTTTTGCACCTGATGTTGTGAGCTATTCCCAACTAATTAGTGCTTATGGAAAAGCAAGAAGGGAAGACGAAGCATTAGCTGTTTTCGAGGAGATGCTCGATGCTGGTGTTAG GCCAACACaaaaatcttataatattttgCTTGATGCATTTGCCATCTCGGGAATGATTGAGCCAGCACGAACCGTCTTTAAGTCTATGCGAAGGGACAG ATGCACCCCTGACCTTTGCTCCTATACGACGATGCTATCTGCTTATGTGAATGCATCTGACATGGAAGGTGCTGAGAAGTTCTTTATACGAATAAAGGTTGATGGGCTTGAACCAAATGTTGTTACATATGGTGTATTGATTAAAGGATATGCAAAGATAAATGATGTTGACAAAATGATGGAGAAATATGAACAAATGCTTGCTGGTGGTATCAAAGCTAACGAAACTGTTTTAACCACAATCATGGACGCATATGGCAAGAACCGTGATTTTGACAGTGCTGTCATTTGGTTTAAAGAGATGAAATCTTGTGGAATTTTACCCGATCAGAAAACGAAGAACGTCCTTCTCTCTTTGGCAAAAAGTGTTGAAGAACAGATGGAAGCCAATCAGCTCTTAGGAGAATATGAACATTTGGCTGGTGAGGAAAAGATTTGCGGTTTGTCAAAACTTTCAAATGTTAATCATGCAAACAGCGATAACGAAGACAGTGATGAAATCGATAGTGAAGACAGTGATGACATCGATAGTGAAGACAGCGATGACATCGATAGTGAAGACATCGATAGTGAAGACAGCGATGAAGAGAAAGAAGACGAAGTGGTAAAATCTGATGGCAGGATTGAACTCGACAGTTTTCTCCAGCAAACTGTAAGTTTAGTTGAATTGTGA
- the LOC124914402 gene encoding pentatricopeptide repeat-containing protein At3g59040 isoform X2, whose translation MSQTLLFLKPSAPSTANWRPKICEGLVGINVSICRRRAEIVCLGMLTPRKFMQRRKKVENFKDADDEADQKNWRKLMTEIEETGSAVSVLRTQRIRNEPLPKNLVLGTLIRFKQLRKWNLVSEILEWLRQQHWWDFNEMDLLMLITAYGKLGDFNKAENVLSYMNKKGYKPSVISYTALMEAYGKSRKFNQAEAIFRRMQTSGPEPSAFTYQIILKTFVEADKFKEAEETFDTLLSMDTPLKPDQKMFHMIIYMHGKAGNFEKSRKVFSMMSERGVPKSTVTFNSLMSFETNYKEVARIYDEMQRAGFAPDVVSYSQLISAYGKARREDEALAVFEEMLDAGVRPTQKSYNILLDAFAISGMIEPARTVFKSMRRDRCTPDLCSYTTMLSAYVNASDMEGAEKFFIRIKVDGLEPNVVTYGVLIKGYAKINDVDKMMEKYEQMLAGGIKANETVLTTIMDAYGKNRDFDSAVIWFKEMKSCGILPDQKTKNVLLSLAKSVEEQMEANQLLGEYEHLAGEEKICGLSKLSNVNHANSDNEDSDEIDSEDSDDIDSEDSDDIDSEDIDSEDSDEEKEDEVVKSDGRIELDSFLQQTVSLVEL comes from the exons ATGTCTCAGACGTTGCTATTTCTTAAGCCTTCTGCTCCTTCCACTGCCAATTGGAG ACCAAAGATATGTGAAGGCTTAGTTGGCATCAATGTCTCTATCTGTAGAAGAAGAGCAGAGATTGTTTGTCTTGGGATGTTGACTCCAAGAAAGTTCATGCAGAGGAGGAAGAAAGTTGAAAACTTTAAAGATGCAGATGATGAAGCAGATCAAAAGAATTGGAGGAAATTGATGACGGAAATTGAAGAAACTGGGTCAGCTGTTTCAGTTCTCAGAACCCAGAGAATCAGGAACGAGCCTCTTCCTAAAAACCTTGTTTTGGGGACTTTGATTAGGTTTAAACAGCTAAGGAAATGGAACCTTGTCAGCGAG ATTCTTGAATGGCTTCGGCAACAGCATTGGTGGGATTTTAACGAGATGGATTTGCTCATGCTTATTACTGCATATGGAAAGCTGGGAGATTTTAACAAAGCCGAAAATGTATTAAGTTACATGAACAAAAAGGGATACAAACCAAGTGTGATATCCTACACTGCTCTTATGGAAGCGTATGGAAAATCACGCAAGTTCAATCAAGCAGAGGCCATCTTTAGAAGAATGCAAACTTCCGGCCCCGAACCTTCTGCATTTACATATCAAATCATTCTGAAAACATTTGTCGAG GCAGACAAATTTAAAGAAGCAGAAGAGACCTTTGATACCCTTTTGTCGATGGATACGCCTCTCAAGCCTGATCAGAAAATGTTCCACATGATTATTTACATGCACGGAAAAGCAGGGAACTTTGAGAAATCTCGGAAAGTCTTTTCAATGATGAGTGAACGAGGAGTGCCAAAATCTACAGTTACTTTCAATAGTTTGATGTCATTCGAGACAAACTACAAAGAGGTTGCAAGAATATATGATGAG ATGCAAAGAGCTGGTTTTGCACCTGATGTTGTGAGCTATTCCCAACTAATTAGTGCTTATGGAAAAGCAAGAAGGGAAGACGAAGCATTAGCTGTTTTCGAGGAGATGCTCGATGCTGGTGTTAG GCCAACACaaaaatcttataatattttgCTTGATGCATTTGCCATCTCGGGAATGATTGAGCCAGCACGAACCGTCTTTAAGTCTATGCGAAGGGACAG ATGCACCCCTGACCTTTGCTCCTATACGACGATGCTATCTGCTTATGTGAATGCATCTGACATGGAAGGTGCTGAGAAGTTCTTTATACGAATAAAGGTTGATGGGCTTGAACCAAATGTTGTTACATATGGTGTATTGATTAAAGGATATGCAAAGATAAATGATGTTGACAAAATGATGGAGAAATATGAACAAATGCTTGCTGGTGGTATCAAAGCTAACGAAACTGTTTTAACCACAATCATGGACGCATATGGCAAGAACCGTGATTTTGACAGTGCTGTCATTTGGTTTAAAGAGATGAAATCTTGTGGAATTTTACCCGATCAGAAAACGAAGAACGTCCTTCTCTCTTTGGCAAAAAGTGTTGAAGAACAGATGGAAGCCAATCAGCTCTTAGGAGAATATGAACATTTGGCTGGTGAGGAAAAGATTTGCGGTTTGTCAAAACTTTCAAATGTTAATCATGCAAACAGCGATAACGAAGACAGTGATGAAATCGATAGTGAAGACAGTGATGACATCGATAGTGAAGACAGCGATGACATCGATAGTGAAGACATCGATAGTGAAGACAGCGATGAAGAGAAAGAAGACGAAGTGGTAAAATCTGATGGCAGGATTGAACTCGACAGTTTTCTCCAGCAAACTGTAAGTTTAGTTGAATTGTGA
- the LOC124913658 gene encoding uncharacterized protein LOC124913658 isoform X3: MGCFFSCLRINDGSHSQIHLVTDSVSGKPKQERGRSPRSLKNHRHTEAKIHSPYKDKENSLSSFLQQGNDDEMDLKAEAGSLKALFTSVESQNEVGKELYKHKDSLLATPDSKPPLTPIQVSEKWLKQTERGTLGRQIPGVNADSSIGESEAAKENPTDLLISTEDTVTDKISKNKSVHFKYEDDTGTAFPTNLDEFGMVKNPRIRSQYVYPVVTCGREDHHQVSELSSDTELKVEESLSDWFKPLSTNPGKRDYIGISHGDRPIIGMVAAHWTTEDESCEIPAKPWDGKGIPNSTTKYKEDQKIYYHATPFEERLEKALSDETLVSRKKIVKQMLPVNFEESEESDTAMSQLQSSSRQPVASF, from the exons ATGGGTTGTTTCTTCAGTTGTTTGAGGATCAATGATGGTAGTCATTCTCAAATTCACTTAGTTACTGATTCAGTGTCCGGCAAGCCAAAG CAGGAAAGAGGCAGATCTCCCAGGTCCTTGAAAAATCATCGGCATACTGAAG CGAAAATTCATTCACCATACAAGGACAAGGAAAATTCTCTTTCCAGTTTTTTGCAGCAGGGAAATGATGATGAGATGGATCTCAAGGCTGAG GCTGGATCTCTCAAAGCCTTGTTTACATCAGTTGAGTCTCAAAATGAAGTTGGGAAAGAACTGTACAAACATAAAGACTCGTTGCTTGCTACTCCAGATTCAAAGCCTCCCCTAACTCCTATCCAAGTTTCTGAAAAGTGGTTGAAACAAACCGAAAG AGGCACACTTGGTAGACAGATTCCTGGAGTAAATGCTGACAGTTCAATTGGTGAAAGTGAGGCTGCCAAGGAAAATCCCACTGACTTACTCATCTCTACAGAAGATACGGTTACAGATAAAATCAGTAAAAATAAATCCGTGCATTTCAAATATGAAGATGACACAG GAACGGCTTTCCCCACAAATCTGGATGAATTTGGAATGGTGAAGAACCCTAGAATTAGGTCCCAGTACGTATACCCAGTCGTCACTTGTGGTAGAGAAGACCATCATCAAGTCTCAGAATTAAGTTCAGATACAGAGTTAAAGGTGGAGGAAAGCTTGTCTGATTGGTTTAAGCCACTATCAACTAATCCTGGTAAAAGGGATTATATTGGCATAAGTCATGGAGATAGGCCTATCATAGGCATGGTGGCTGCTCACTGGACCACCGAAGATGAATCTTGTGAAATTCCAGCTAAGCCATGGGATGGAAAAGGAATTCCAAATTCGACTACTAAATATAAGGAG GACCAGAAAATTTATTATCATGCAACACCATTTGAAGAGAGATTGGAGAAGGCATTGTCAGATGAAACTCTGGTTTCTAGGAA GAAAATTGTTAAACAGATGCTACCCGTAAATTTTGAGGAAAGTGAGGAAAGTGATACTGCAATGTCCCAGCTGCAGTCTTCGTCTCGCCAGCCAGTGGCTTCATTCTAG
- the LOC124913658 gene encoding protein JASON-like isoform X1 translates to MGCFFSCLRINDGSHSQIHLVTDSVSGKPKQERGRSPRSLKNHRHTEAKIHSPYKDKENSLSSFLQQGNDDEMDLKAEAGSLKALFTSVESQNEVGKELYKHKDSLLATPDSKPPLTPIQVSEKWLKQTERGTLGRQIPGVNADSSIGESEAAKENPTDLLISTEDTVTDKISKNKSVHFKYEDDTGSVSSRMENQKFSDAESCPTPFNLTDEMQTPGTAFPTNLDEFGMVKNPRIRSQYVYPVVTCGREDHHQVSELSSDTELKVEESLSDWFKPLSTNPGKRDYIGISHGDRPIIGMVAAHWTTEDESCEIPAKPWDGKGIPNSTTKYKEDQKIYYHATPFEERLEKALSDETLVSRKKIVKQMLPVNFEESEESDTAMSQLQSSSRQPVASF, encoded by the exons ATGGGTTGTTTCTTCAGTTGTTTGAGGATCAATGATGGTAGTCATTCTCAAATTCACTTAGTTACTGATTCAGTGTCCGGCAAGCCAAAG CAGGAAAGAGGCAGATCTCCCAGGTCCTTGAAAAATCATCGGCATACTGAAG CGAAAATTCATTCACCATACAAGGACAAGGAAAATTCTCTTTCCAGTTTTTTGCAGCAGGGAAATGATGATGAGATGGATCTCAAGGCTGAG GCTGGATCTCTCAAAGCCTTGTTTACATCAGTTGAGTCTCAAAATGAAGTTGGGAAAGAACTGTACAAACATAAAGACTCGTTGCTTGCTACTCCAGATTCAAAGCCTCCCCTAACTCCTATCCAAGTTTCTGAAAAGTGGTTGAAACAAACCGAAAG AGGCACACTTGGTAGACAGATTCCTGGAGTAAATGCTGACAGTTCAATTGGTGAAAGTGAGGCTGCCAAGGAAAATCCCACTGACTTACTCATCTCTACAGAAGATACGGTTACAGATAAAATCAGTAAAAATAAATCCGTGCATTTCAAATATGAAGATGACACAGGTTCAGTTTCATCAAGAATGGAAAACCAAAAATTTTCAGATGCTGAATCTTGTCCAACACCTTTCAATCTTACTGATGAGATGCAAACGCCAGGAACGGCTTTCCCCACAAATCTGGATGAATTTGGAATGGTGAAGAACCCTAGAATTAGGTCCCAGTACGTATACCCAGTCGTCACTTGTGGTAGAGAAGACCATCATCAAGTCTCAGAATTAAGTTCAGATACAGAGTTAAAGGTGGAGGAAAGCTTGTCTGATTGGTTTAAGCCACTATCAACTAATCCTGGTAAAAGGGATTATATTGGCATAAGTCATGGAGATAGGCCTATCATAGGCATGGTGGCTGCTCACTGGACCACCGAAGATGAATCTTGTGAAATTCCAGCTAAGCCATGGGATGGAAAAGGAATTCCAAATTCGACTACTAAATATAAGGAG GACCAGAAAATTTATTATCATGCAACACCATTTGAAGAGAGATTGGAGAAGGCATTGTCAGATGAAACTCTGGTTTCTAGGAA GAAAATTGTTAAACAGATGCTACCCGTAAATTTTGAGGAAAGTGAGGAAAGTGATACTGCAATGTCCCAGCTGCAGTCTTCGTCTCGCCAGCCAGTGGCTTCATTCTAG
- the LOC124913658 gene encoding protein JASON-like isoform X2 has protein sequence MGCFFSCLRINDGSHSQIHLVTDSVSGKPKERGRSPRSLKNHRHTEAKIHSPYKDKENSLSSFLQQGNDDEMDLKAEAGSLKALFTSVESQNEVGKELYKHKDSLLATPDSKPPLTPIQVSEKWLKQTERGTLGRQIPGVNADSSIGESEAAKENPTDLLISTEDTVTDKISKNKSVHFKYEDDTGSVSSRMENQKFSDAESCPTPFNLTDEMQTPGTAFPTNLDEFGMVKNPRIRSQYVYPVVTCGREDHHQVSELSSDTELKVEESLSDWFKPLSTNPGKRDYIGISHGDRPIIGMVAAHWTTEDESCEIPAKPWDGKGIPNSTTKYKEDQKIYYHATPFEERLEKALSDETLVSRKKIVKQMLPVNFEESEESDTAMSQLQSSSRQPVASF, from the exons ATGGGTTGTTTCTTCAGTTGTTTGAGGATCAATGATGGTAGTCATTCTCAAATTCACTTAGTTACTGATTCAGTGTCCGGCAAGCCAAAG GAAAGAGGCAGATCTCCCAGGTCCTTGAAAAATCATCGGCATACTGAAG CGAAAATTCATTCACCATACAAGGACAAGGAAAATTCTCTTTCCAGTTTTTTGCAGCAGGGAAATGATGATGAGATGGATCTCAAGGCTGAG GCTGGATCTCTCAAAGCCTTGTTTACATCAGTTGAGTCTCAAAATGAAGTTGGGAAAGAACTGTACAAACATAAAGACTCGTTGCTTGCTACTCCAGATTCAAAGCCTCCCCTAACTCCTATCCAAGTTTCTGAAAAGTGGTTGAAACAAACCGAAAG AGGCACACTTGGTAGACAGATTCCTGGAGTAAATGCTGACAGTTCAATTGGTGAAAGTGAGGCTGCCAAGGAAAATCCCACTGACTTACTCATCTCTACAGAAGATACGGTTACAGATAAAATCAGTAAAAATAAATCCGTGCATTTCAAATATGAAGATGACACAGGTTCAGTTTCATCAAGAATGGAAAACCAAAAATTTTCAGATGCTGAATCTTGTCCAACACCTTTCAATCTTACTGATGAGATGCAAACGCCAGGAACGGCTTTCCCCACAAATCTGGATGAATTTGGAATGGTGAAGAACCCTAGAATTAGGTCCCAGTACGTATACCCAGTCGTCACTTGTGGTAGAGAAGACCATCATCAAGTCTCAGAATTAAGTTCAGATACAGAGTTAAAGGTGGAGGAAAGCTTGTCTGATTGGTTTAAGCCACTATCAACTAATCCTGGTAAAAGGGATTATATTGGCATAAGTCATGGAGATAGGCCTATCATAGGCATGGTGGCTGCTCACTGGACCACCGAAGATGAATCTTGTGAAATTCCAGCTAAGCCATGGGATGGAAAAGGAATTCCAAATTCGACTACTAAATATAAGGAG GACCAGAAAATTTATTATCATGCAACACCATTTGAAGAGAGATTGGAGAAGGCATTGTCAGATGAAACTCTGGTTTCTAGGAA GAAAATTGTTAAACAGATGCTACCCGTAAATTTTGAGGAAAGTGAGGAAAGTGATACTGCAATGTCCCAGCTGCAGTCTTCGTCTCGCCAGCCAGTGGCTTCATTCTAG
- the LOC124915556 gene encoding protein JASON-like isoform X3, which yields MDYIFSCFRFNDDKSPYSLLRAEPVLSKAREPVIYRRPILPLQINRDIEHQTEIDEHSPPSMDKAGFLKACGTLPETPAEIRKMCSKLKDSSSSSSKDSETPNFHSWLPNVSIQNLNLEEQAELCPDMTPIQANSCRLSEETITSPMAFSTAFVSTKQLKNKSVHFECKANNNETSFSSMPLPYPTPLKLTDEMQTPCTAFPSGTTMGNDKYHRIRSEYVYPVLKTDHNLPQLKSLKEESLDQEIETMNSVNEELNSQSLSDDQHKNTCIDGTPGDRPIMGTVATHWNVEEEEARFKSFDFKGIPNTTHKYKEDQKVKWHATPFEVRLEKALLDGAFVSSRKSKMDTPTPIINFDEMLEESNTPISKLLQSSSSITKSS from the exons ATGGATTATATCTTCAGTTGCTTCCGGTTCAACGATGATAAGAGCCCGTACTCTCTTCTTAGAGCGGAGCCTGTCTTGTCAAAAGCTCGA GAGCCTGTTATTTACAGGAGGCCCATCTTGCCTCTTCAAATAAATCGAG ATATAGAACACCAAACTGAAATCGATGAACATTCACCACCATCTATGGACAAG GCTGGGTTTCTTAAAGCTTGTGGCACTTTACCTGAAACTCCTGCCGAAATTAGGAAGATGTGTAGCAAGTTAAAagactcttcttcttcttcttctaaagaTTCCGAGACTCCAAATTTTCATTCATGGCTACCTAATGTAAGCATTCAAAACCTCAACTTGGAGGAGCAAGCTGAGCTTTGTCCTGACATGACTCCCATTCAAGCTAACAG TTGCAGGCTTAGTGAAGAAACTATCACTTCACCAATGGCCTTTTCTACAGCTTTTGTTTCAACTAAACAATTGAAGAATAAATCTGTGCATTTTGAATGCAAAGCCAATAACAATGAGACTTCATTTTCATCAATGCCTTTACCATATCCAACACCACTGAAACTGACTGATGAGATGCAAACACCTTGTACAGCGTTCCCATCTGGAACTACTATGGGAAACGACAAGTATCATCGTATTAGGTCCGAGTATGTTTATCCAGTTCTGAAAACTGATCATAATTTACCTCAGTTGAAGTCACTGAAAGAGGAATCTCTTGATCAAGAGATAGAGACTATGAATTCAGTCAATGAAGAGTTAAATTCCCAATCATTGTCTGATGATCAACACAAAAACACTTGCATTGATGGAACTCCTGGCGATAGACCCATAATGGGTACAGTGGCTACTCATTGGaatgtagaagaagaagaagctcgtTTTAAATCTTTTGATTTCAAAGGAATTCCAAATACAACTCACAAATACAAGGAG GATCAGAAGGTTAAATGGCATGCTACACCATTTGAGGTTAGATTGGAGAAGGCACTTTTAGATGGAGCTTTCGTTTCTTCCAG AAAATCTAAAATGGATACACCAACACCCATAATCAACTTTGATGAAATGTTGGAAGAAAGTAACACTCCAATATCAAAGCTGCTGCAATCATCTTCCTCAAT AACAAAATCATCATGA
- the LOC124915556 gene encoding protein JASON-like isoform X1 — protein MDYIFSCFRFNDDKSPYSLLRAEPVLSKAREPVIYRRPILPLQINRDIEHQTEIDEHSPPSMDKVNSLSEIHLDEKEERELKAEAGFLKACGTLPETPAEIRKMCSKLKDSSSSSSKDSETPNFHSWLPNVSIQNLNLEEQAELCPDMTPIQANSCRLSEETITSPMAFSTAFVSTKQLKNKSVHFECKANNNETSFSSMPLPYPTPLKLTDEMQTPCTAFPSGTTMGNDKYHRIRSEYVYPVLKTDHNLPQLKSLKEESLDQEIETMNSVNEELNSQSLSDDQHKNTCIDGTPGDRPIMGTVATHWNVEEEEARFKSFDFKGIPNTTHKYKEDQKVKWHATPFEVRLEKALLDGAFVSSRKSKMDTPTPIINFDEMLEESNTPISKLLQSSSSITKSS, from the exons ATGGATTATATCTTCAGTTGCTTCCGGTTCAACGATGATAAGAGCCCGTACTCTCTTCTTAGAGCGGAGCCTGTCTTGTCAAAAGCTCGA GAGCCTGTTATTTACAGGAGGCCCATCTTGCCTCTTCAAATAAATCGAG ATATAGAACACCAAACTGAAATCGATGAACATTCACCACCATCTATGGACAAGGTAAATTCTTTATCTGAGATTCATTTGGATGAGAAAGAGGAGAGGGAGCTCAAGGCTGAG GCTGGGTTTCTTAAAGCTTGTGGCACTTTACCTGAAACTCCTGCCGAAATTAGGAAGATGTGTAGCAAGTTAAAagactcttcttcttcttcttctaaagaTTCCGAGACTCCAAATTTTCATTCATGGCTACCTAATGTAAGCATTCAAAACCTCAACTTGGAGGAGCAAGCTGAGCTTTGTCCTGACATGACTCCCATTCAAGCTAACAG TTGCAGGCTTAGTGAAGAAACTATCACTTCACCAATGGCCTTTTCTACAGCTTTTGTTTCAACTAAACAATTGAAGAATAAATCTGTGCATTTTGAATGCAAAGCCAATAACAATGAGACTTCATTTTCATCAATGCCTTTACCATATCCAACACCACTGAAACTGACTGATGAGATGCAAACACCTTGTACAGCGTTCCCATCTGGAACTACTATGGGAAACGACAAGTATCATCGTATTAGGTCCGAGTATGTTTATCCAGTTCTGAAAACTGATCATAATTTACCTCAGTTGAAGTCACTGAAAGAGGAATCTCTTGATCAAGAGATAGAGACTATGAATTCAGTCAATGAAGAGTTAAATTCCCAATCATTGTCTGATGATCAACACAAAAACACTTGCATTGATGGAACTCCTGGCGATAGACCCATAATGGGTACAGTGGCTACTCATTGGaatgtagaagaagaagaagctcgtTTTAAATCTTTTGATTTCAAAGGAATTCCAAATACAACTCACAAATACAAGGAG GATCAGAAGGTTAAATGGCATGCTACACCATTTGAGGTTAGATTGGAGAAGGCACTTTTAGATGGAGCTTTCGTTTCTTCCAG AAAATCTAAAATGGATACACCAACACCCATAATCAACTTTGATGAAATGTTGGAAGAAAGTAACACTCCAATATCAAAGCTGCTGCAATCATCTTCCTCAAT AACAAAATCATCATGA
- the LOC124915556 gene encoding protein JASON-like isoform X2, whose amino-acid sequence MDYIFSCFRFNDDKSPYSLLRAEPVLSKAREPVIYRRPILPLQINRDIEHQTEIDEHSPPSMDKVNSLSEIHLDEKEERELKAEAGFLKACGTLPETPAEIRKMCSKLKDSSSSSSKDSETPNFHSWLPNVSIQNLNLEEQAELCPDMTPIQANRLSEETITSPMAFSTAFVSTKQLKNKSVHFECKANNNETSFSSMPLPYPTPLKLTDEMQTPCTAFPSGTTMGNDKYHRIRSEYVYPVLKTDHNLPQLKSLKEESLDQEIETMNSVNEELNSQSLSDDQHKNTCIDGTPGDRPIMGTVATHWNVEEEEARFKSFDFKGIPNTTHKYKEDQKVKWHATPFEVRLEKALLDGAFVSSRKSKMDTPTPIINFDEMLEESNTPISKLLQSSSSITKSS is encoded by the exons ATGGATTATATCTTCAGTTGCTTCCGGTTCAACGATGATAAGAGCCCGTACTCTCTTCTTAGAGCGGAGCCTGTCTTGTCAAAAGCTCGA GAGCCTGTTATTTACAGGAGGCCCATCTTGCCTCTTCAAATAAATCGAG ATATAGAACACCAAACTGAAATCGATGAACATTCACCACCATCTATGGACAAGGTAAATTCTTTATCTGAGATTCATTTGGATGAGAAAGAGGAGAGGGAGCTCAAGGCTGAG GCTGGGTTTCTTAAAGCTTGTGGCACTTTACCTGAAACTCCTGCCGAAATTAGGAAGATGTGTAGCAAGTTAAAagactcttcttcttcttcttctaaagaTTCCGAGACTCCAAATTTTCATTCATGGCTACCTAATGTAAGCATTCAAAACCTCAACTTGGAGGAGCAAGCTGAGCTTTGTCCTGACATGACTCCCATTCAAGCTAACAG GCTTAGTGAAGAAACTATCACTTCACCAATGGCCTTTTCTACAGCTTTTGTTTCAACTAAACAATTGAAGAATAAATCTGTGCATTTTGAATGCAAAGCCAATAACAATGAGACTTCATTTTCATCAATGCCTTTACCATATCCAACACCACTGAAACTGACTGATGAGATGCAAACACCTTGTACAGCGTTCCCATCTGGAACTACTATGGGAAACGACAAGTATCATCGTATTAGGTCCGAGTATGTTTATCCAGTTCTGAAAACTGATCATAATTTACCTCAGTTGAAGTCACTGAAAGAGGAATCTCTTGATCAAGAGATAGAGACTATGAATTCAGTCAATGAAGAGTTAAATTCCCAATCATTGTCTGATGATCAACACAAAAACACTTGCATTGATGGAACTCCTGGCGATAGACCCATAATGGGTACAGTGGCTACTCATTGGaatgtagaagaagaagaagctcgtTTTAAATCTTTTGATTTCAAAGGAATTCCAAATACAACTCACAAATACAAGGAG GATCAGAAGGTTAAATGGCATGCTACACCATTTGAGGTTAGATTGGAGAAGGCACTTTTAGATGGAGCTTTCGTTTCTTCCAG AAAATCTAAAATGGATACACCAACACCCATAATCAACTTTGATGAAATGTTGGAAGAAAGTAACACTCCAATATCAAAGCTGCTGCAATCATCTTCCTCAAT AACAAAATCATCATGA